In Paenibacillus hexagrammi, the following are encoded in one genomic region:
- a CDS encoding acyl-CoA thioesterase: MEQKFVKETRCIKISRVFPPDVNNHNTMFGGKLMSQIDDIASISASKLCRVTAVTASTDSVDFLRPIRPTDSVSLESFVTWTGKTSMEVFVKVITENLRTGKRDIAATSFLTFVGLDETNMPVPVPRVIPETEEEKKLYETASHRSEMRRTRREASKKFADFLLTKYPWE, translated from the coding sequence ATGGAACAAAAATTCGTCAAGGAAACCAGATGTATCAAAATATCAAGGGTTTTTCCTCCTGATGTCAATAACCATAATACGATGTTCGGGGGAAAGTTAATGTCCCAAATCGATGACATAGCATCTATATCTGCCTCCAAGCTTTGTAGGGTGACTGCTGTAACCGCTTCTACGGATTCGGTGGATTTTTTGCGTCCTATCCGTCCAACGGACAGTGTCTCGCTTGAGTCTTTTGTCACTTGGACGGGAAAAACATCGATGGAGGTCTTCGTCAAAGTTATTACAGAGAATTTGCGTACGGGTAAAAGAGATATCGCCGCAACTTCATTTTTGACTTTTGTAGGTCTCGATGAAACGAATATGCCTGTTCCTGTACCCCGGGTTATTCCGGAAACGGAAGAAGAGAAGAAGCTGTATGAAACGGCAAGCCATCGCTCGGAGATGAGACGAACCAGGAGAGAAGCAAGTAAAAAGTTTGCAGATTTTTTGCTAACCAAGTACCCGTGGGAATAG
- a CDS encoding AraC family transcriptional regulator — protein MSYTCDQLIPHIHWALSKPPIPGWKDIRQNTFGHTLYWIHDGVGIFSTDSSDFRVESGTLLYLHPGMELFMESDEHVPLRMTMLLFECAQYQISADGNWEVLQVDQLELPFVQRFSSHKTKELGKIFLEAEMCWVPGNAAKETKAKALLLELLADFHGDALKESRVSGEEGNVREALIKVKDYIEQYYHTNLQVGDLGKRFMISEAYLRKSFSEAFGCSPKAYLTRIRTQHAMRYLSYTDDSVSNIAKVCGYADVYHFSKAFKKSCGMSPLDYRKCGMEDAGRS, from the coding sequence GTGAGCTATACATGCGATCAATTGATACCGCATATTCATTGGGCACTTTCCAAGCCTCCGATTCCGGGATGGAAGGATATTCGGCAAAATACGTTTGGGCATACTTTGTATTGGATTCATGACGGAGTTGGTATTTTTAGCACAGATTCATCTGATTTTCGTGTAGAGAGCGGTACTTTATTGTATTTGCACCCCGGTATGGAGCTGTTCATGGAATCGGATGAGCATGTCCCTTTACGAATGACTATGCTTCTATTTGAATGCGCTCAATATCAAATCAGTGCTGATGGCAATTGGGAAGTATTACAAGTAGATCAGCTTGAGCTTCCTTTTGTTCAGCGTTTTAGTAGTCATAAAACGAAGGAGCTGGGTAAGATTTTTTTAGAGGCTGAGATGTGTTGGGTTCCAGGAAATGCAGCGAAAGAAACAAAAGCTAAGGCACTTTTGCTGGAGCTCCTAGCTGATTTCCATGGCGACGCGCTTAAAGAAAGCCGGGTAAGTGGAGAGGAGGGAAATGTAAGGGAAGCTTTGATAAAAGTAAAGGATTATATCGAACAATATTACCATACGAATTTACAGGTCGGGGATTTAGGGAAGCGGTTTATGATTTCGGAGGCATACCTTCGAAAAAGCTTCTCAGAGGCTTTCGGCTGCAGCCCCAAAGCATACTTAACAAGAATTCGTACGCAGCACGCTATGCGTTATCTCAGTTACACGGACGACTCGGTTTCGAATATTGCAAAGGTTTGTGGTTATGCGGATGTGTACCATTTTAGCAAAGCATTTAAAAAAAGCTGCGGGATGTCGCCTCTTGATTATCGGAAATGTGGCATGGAGGATGCGGGTCGAAGCTGA
- a CDS encoding IDEAL domain-containing protein, protein MNVGIGDWVRGRTEAGELIYGYVESVDLYQGIAEVYVMGSDHEEVVGKRIALPRHMLREMPVNTFDTEQPIKQLIDVALFSGDEAWFMELTEKLVSIQKSANARQSDISNLNMKPNNRFGLSGLK, encoded by the coding sequence ATGAATGTAGGAATTGGTGATTGGGTCAGAGGTAGAACAGAGGCGGGAGAGCTTATCTACGGTTATGTGGAGTCCGTTGATCTATATCAAGGGATTGCTGAAGTTTATGTTATGGGCTCAGATCATGAAGAAGTGGTAGGTAAACGGATCGCATTACCTAGACACATGCTTCGTGAAATGCCGGTGAATACTTTTGATACGGAACAACCTATTAAGCAATTAATTGACGTAGCTCTGTTCAGCGGGGATGAAGCATGGTTTATGGAATTGACCGAGAAGCTAGTGTCCATTCAGAAATCTGCAAATGCTCGTCAAAGCGATATTTCCAACCTTAATATGAAACCTAACAACCGATTTGGTTTGTCGGGTTTGAAGTGA
- a CDS encoding glycoside hydrolase family 2 protein: MIRTFDEHVLRSTQLLNKLWDFKLDPLDHGVQERWFESFPSEYDQMPVPACWNNELGKFEYEGAAWYRTYVRCENKEHLRLIFHAVLGFADVYWDGILLGRHFGGYTPFEFKLLDQNAGLHELILRTDSTLDQTTIPIDPVDWFHYGGIIRPVEVQRLEEVHIERLNMKYEMTGDHSADIQFTIKLRSFAADPVTVPVKIEVDGEAIHAEQVTLDSHAVKEIVLTQSWTDVRRWHIGKPELYTIRVTTGKDDLIDRIGFRTIETKHKQIWLNGEALYLQGVNRHEEHPEWGFAFPNKLMTKDLDIIQNLGCNTVRGSHYPQSKYWIDLLDERGIVFWSEIPIWGAHMPKEVTAQPIFIERALTMMGEMVDRDMHHPSIIFWSVHNEIDTKSQEAYDLSVQMIDLVRSKDLSRPIAYATMHPLEDICLGLFDVIGINKYCGWYEGSVDQFKPLLMKFHERCKEYGAEHTPVLMTEFGGAGIYGDEGWEPRLFSEDYQAFVLEQALLIFRDDPAISGTYVWQFADVRADLSSAKTNFRDRARSFNNKGLVNEYRKPKLAFRVVRSIYQGDTDLLGNKFKQ, encoded by the coding sequence ATGATACGTACTTTTGATGAACATGTATTGCGTTCTACACAACTGTTGAATAAGCTATGGGATTTCAAATTGGATCCTCTAGATCATGGAGTTCAGGAGCGTTGGTTCGAATCGTTCCCCTCCGAGTATGACCAGATGCCTGTACCCGCATGTTGGAATAACGAACTCGGCAAGTTTGAGTATGAAGGCGCTGCCTGGTATCGAACATATGTACGCTGCGAGAATAAAGAACACCTTCGACTGATCTTCCATGCTGTGCTTGGGTTTGCCGATGTGTACTGGGACGGCATCCTTTTAGGGAGGCATTTTGGCGGATATACACCGTTCGAATTCAAGCTTCTCGATCAAAATGCCGGACTTCATGAGTTAATCCTTCGTACCGACAGCACACTGGATCAAACGACTATACCCATCGATCCTGTTGATTGGTTTCACTACGGCGGTATAATCCGCCCAGTAGAGGTGCAGCGTTTAGAAGAGGTCCACATTGAGCGGCTGAATATGAAGTATGAAATGACGGGAGATCACAGTGCAGACATTCAATTTACGATTAAGCTGCGGTCATTTGCTGCAGATCCTGTTACAGTCCCTGTAAAGATTGAAGTTGACGGAGAGGCGATTCATGCCGAACAAGTTACACTTGACTCTCATGCAGTCAAAGAAATCGTCCTGACACAATCATGGACAGATGTTCGCCGCTGGCATATCGGTAAGCCGGAGCTGTATACGATTCGTGTCACAACAGGCAAAGATGACCTTATAGATCGAATCGGTTTCCGTACGATTGAAACCAAGCATAAACAAATTTGGCTTAATGGAGAAGCGCTATATCTGCAAGGCGTCAATCGTCACGAAGAGCACCCTGAATGGGGCTTTGCATTTCCAAACAAACTGATGACCAAGGATCTGGACATTATTCAAAATCTAGGATGCAACACTGTCCGCGGCTCCCATTACCCTCAGAGCAAATATTGGATCGATCTATTGGATGAGCGCGGCATCGTATTCTGGAGCGAGATTCCGATTTGGGGCGCACATATGCCTAAGGAAGTTACGGCTCAACCCATCTTTATCGAACGTGCGCTTACCATGATGGGGGAGATGGTCGACCGCGACATGCATCATCCATCCATTATATTCTGGTCCGTTCATAATGAGATCGACACGAAATCCCAAGAGGCTTACGATCTTTCCGTTCAAATGATTGATCTTGTGCGCAGCAAAGACCTCTCACGGCCTATTGCTTACGCTACCATGCACCCGCTTGAGGATATATGCCTTGGCCTTTTCGATGTCATTGGGATTAATAAATACTGCGGTTGGTATGAGGGAAGCGTAGATCAATTTAAGCCTCTCCTCATGAAGTTCCATGAACGCTGTAAGGAATACGGCGCTGAGCATACGCCTGTTCTGATGACTGAATTCGGAGGTGCCGGCATCTACGGCGACGAAGGTTGGGAGCCTCGACTATTCAGTGAGGATTATCAAGCTTTTGTTCTGGAGCAAGCGCTGCTCATTTTCAGAGACGATCCTGCCATTTCAGGTACTTATGTATGGCAATTTGCGGATGTTAGGGCTGACCTATCTAGCGCCAAAACCAACTTCCGCGACCGCGCACGGAGCTTTAACAACAAAGGGCTCGTGAATGAATACCGCAAACCCAAGCTCGCTTTCCGGGTCGTTCGCAGTATTTATCAAGGTGATACGGACCTTCTCGGTAACAAATTTAAACAATAA